The Micromonospora siamensis genome contains the following window.
GTCACCGGCGACGGCCACCACCAGCTCGTCGTCGGCGCCCAGGCAGGCGGCCTCGACCCGGTGCCGCGCCAGCAGGCCCTCCACCGACTGCGGGTCGACCCGCACGCCGAGGATCTTGGCGAACCGGCTGCGCCGGCCGACGATCTCCCACAGGCCGTCCGGGCCGCGGCGGGCCAGGTCGCCGGTGTGCAGCTCGTCGACGGTACGCCCGGACGCCAGGTCGGCGGGGCGTTCGGCGTAGCCGAGCATCACGTTCGGGCCGGCGTACACCAGTTCGCCGACGCCGTCGGGCTGGTCGGGCGCCGGGGCGAGCCGGAACTCCCCGCCCGGCACCGGCACCCCGATCGCCTCGGGCCGGGTGCGCGCCAGGTCCGGCGGCAGGTACGCCATCCGGGCGGTCGCCTCGGTCTGCCCGTACATGACGAACAGGTCCCAGCCGTGCCGGCGGCCGAGCTCGGCGTAGCGGCGCACGGTCGCCGGAGCGAGCCGCCCACCGGCCTGGGTCACGTAGCGCAGGTGCGGCAGGTCCATGCCGGCGAAGCCGACCCGGTCCAGCAGGTCGAAGGTGTACGGCACCCCGGCGAACGTCGTGCCCCGGGCGGCGCGGAACAGGTCCCAGAAGCAGGAGTCGGCGACGGAGAGCCCGGTGAGGATCAGCGCGGCGCCCCGCGTCAGGTGGCTGTTGACCACGGACAGGCCGTAGCAGTAGTGCGGCGGCAGACTGGTCGCCGCCCGGTCGGTGTCCCGGATGCCCAGGTAGCCGGCGATCGCCTCGGCATTGGCCTGAAGGTTGGCGGCGGAGAGCCGGACCAGTTTCGGCGAGCCCGTCGAGCCGGAGGTGCTCAGCAGCAACGCCAGCTCGGGGTGCAACTCGTGGGCGGTGCCGCGGCGGCGCTCCTCGATCGTCCAGGTCCCGTCGACCGGCCCGATCACCACGTCCGGGTCGTACGCCTCGACCAGGGTCCGGGTCGCCGGGCCGGAGTCGGGCACCAGCAGGACGGGGTGGCCGCCGCGCAGCCCGGCCAGGTAGGCCACCAGCGCCTCGACGGTGTTCGCGCCGGCGACCAGGACCAGCCGCCGTTGCGGGCCGAGCCGCCGGGCGGCCTCCTCGACCCGGGTGGCCAGCTCGGTGTAGGAGATCGTGCCGTCGGCGGTGATCAGGGCGGGGCGGTCGCCGTGGGTGGCGAGGTCGTGGACGAAAGGCGCCGCGTCGGTGGCCGGCAGCAGCTCGGGCAGGGGCGTCACGCCGACCCACTCTAAGGTAAGGCTGCCCTAATCTGTAATCCGCCCCCGGCATGCCGTGAGCGCCGCGACATCGTGCGGGGCAGGGCCGGCGGAAGCACCTCCCGCTTCGTGTTCCCGCCGGCCCCGGTGCGCGCGGTGTTACTTGGTGAGCTGGATGGCGCCCTCGTCGACGAGCGTCTCGCACATGAACATCGGGTCGCAGATGGAGGCCTTCGCGCTGGCGTACGCGACGCCGTTCTTGAACGCCCGGACGTCCGGGGTGATCGGCACGACGAACTGCTGGGCGGTGCCGTCGCAGGTGATCCGGTACACGGGGGTCGTGCCGGTGGTGATGCCGCTGCCCACGTTCTGGGTGAGGCTCACCTCCAGGCTGGCCGAGTATCCCGCGCCGCAGGTCAGGCTGACCGGCACGTAGGCCACCGCGCCCTTGGCGTCCAGCGTCCCGGTGTCGGCGACGGTCACGGTCGAGGTGGACTCGGCCGCGGAGGCCGCGCCGGCCGGCAGGGTGAGGGCCAGCGAGGCGCTGGCGGCGAGCACGGCGCCGGCGACGAGCCGACCGCGGATTCCGGTGAGGTTCATGAGGGGGTCCCTTCGGTGTGGTGTGCTGCGATGACAGCGGATACACGGCCGGGCGGGGTGGTCGGTTGCGGGCGATCACAGTCGGCAGGCCGACAGTGCTTTCGGGCTCGACGGGACGGATATCCTCGGCCGATGCCCGTACGATCCCGCCCCCGGCCGACGCGATGACCGGCACCGACCTCGACGCCCTGGCCGACCTGCTCGCCGGCCCGGTGGAGCCGGCCGCGCACGGCCTGCTCGGCTGCCTGCTCTCCGCCGGCGGGGTCACCGTCCGGCTCACCGAGGTCGAGGCGTACGCGGGCACCGCCGGGGATCCGGCGTCGCACGCGTACCGGGGACGCACCCCGCGCAACGCGGTGATGTTCGGCCCCGCCAGGCACGCCTACGTCTACTTCACCTACGGCATGCACTGGTGCGTGAACGTGGTGACCGGGGTCGAGGGGGAGGCGTCGGCGGTGCTGCTGCGCGCCGGTGAGGTGATCGACGGCCTCGACGCCGCCCGGGCCCGCCGTCCCGCCGTACGCCGGGACGTGGACCTGGCGCGCGGCCCGGCCCGGCTCTGCGCCACCCTGGGCATCGACCGCTCCGCCTACGGCCTCGACCTGCTCGCCGACGGTGCGGTGCGGCTGCGCCCGGCGCCGGACCCGGTGCCCGACGCGGCGATCTCCGCCGGTCCCCGGGTCGGGGTGACCGGCGCCCACGACGTGCCGTGGCGGTTCTGGCTCACCGGCGACCCGACGGTGAGCGCCTACCGCCGGCACGTCCCCCGCGCCCGCCGCTGATTCATGATGGTCGCGGCCCTGGCGAACGGGCCCTGGGGCGTGGGTCGAAGTGTTTCGACGGTGAGAGGTTGGGACCCGGATCGGCTCCGCTGGAAGACCTGCGGCATCACTTGCCGAACCGGAAAGACACCTTTAGCCTTGCCGTCATGGAAAATGACTTCGAGCGTCCAGATCGGGAGGCCGCCGCCGAGGCCCTGCGGACGCTCCACGCCGACCGGGAGCGACTCGCAAGCGCCGTCGAGGTGCCTCGGCTGCTGCTGCTCGCCTTCGGCGCCCTCGCTGCGTGGTGGGTCGCCGCAGCAGCCACCACCGACCCGGGCGCCACCTACCAGCCGCCGACCTCCGGCTGGCTCGCCCTGGTGGGCGGGCTCGTCATCGCGTATCTCGTCCGGCGCGAGACCGGTATCCGATTCCGGGTCATGGGGGCACGCGCCGGCTGGGCCGTCGCCGGAATCGTCGCGACCTGCCTCGCCCTGTTCAGCGTCTCGCTCGGGCTGGTCTCCTTCGATCTGCGTTGGGCAGTCACCTTGACCAGCGCTGCCGCGTTCCTGGTGACGACCTGGCTGGCGGGAGTCGCCTACCGGTCGGCGATCGCCGAACTGCGCCGTGACTGAGGCGAGGTTCGACGACACCATCCATGCCCCGGTGCGACTGCGCATCTGTGGGCTGCTGAACAACGCCGACCGCCTGGACTTCGCCGTGGTGCGCGACACCCTGGGCGTCTCGGACGCGACCCTGTCCAAGCACGTCAAGACCCTCGTGGACGCGGGGCACGTGACGATCAGCAAATCCGCGTCCGCCAATCGCACCGATGCTCGTCGCGTCACCTGGCTGTCCCTCAGTCCGACCGGGCGATCGGCGTTCGCCGCGCACATACGTGCGCTGCAGGACATCGCCGGCAGCCGTACCTGACTCTCGGAGAATCGACAGCGGCAGATCGCTAGACCGCCGGGCCGGGTCCGTCCTGCCGGATTCGACCCGGCGGCAGCAGGTACGGCGCCAGCGCCCGGCGGGCGGCCAGCGCGCCGAGCGCCAGGGCGGTGACCACCGCCTGCCCGACCCGGGCCGCCGTCCCGCCGCCGCCCAGGCCGTAGGTCGCCCAGCCGTTGGCCGCCGCGTCGGTCACCAGCACCAGGCAGGCCAGGTCCGCGCCGAGTCGCCGTCGGCCCAGCAGCAGCGCGGCGGCGAGCGGGTCGAGCACCGTCAGCGAGACGAAGTACGCGGCCAGCCAACCCGGCGCCCAGGGGTACGGGTCGCGGCCGCCCATCAGCAGCTGCGCCACGTGCACGCCGCCCCCGTACAGCAGCACCGCCGCGTATCCGCCGGCGATCCAGCGGGTCGGGCGTGGCATGCCGGCCCAGCCCCAGCACCTCATCGGGCCAGTCTGCGCGACGCCGGCCACTCGCCGCCGCCCCGCCCGCCGGAATAGTTGACTCGTCAAATATGTTGTCGGCGGAGTACAGGTCATTCCGACCCGGTCGGACACGAGGAGCAGGTCATGCAGTTCGGGATCTTCACCGTCGGCGACGTCACCGTCGACCCGACCACCGGGCGGGAGCCGACCGAGCACGAGCGGATCAAGGCGATGGTGGCCATCGCGCTCAAGGCCGAGGAGGTCGGCCTCGACGTCTTCGCCACCGGCGAGCACCACAACCCGCCCTTCGTCCCCTCCTCGCCGACCACGATGCTGGGCTACATCGCCGCCAGGACCGAGCGGCTGCTGCTCTCCACCTCGACCACGCTGATCACCACCAACGACCCGGTGAAGATCGCCGAGGACTACGCCATGCTGCAACACCTGGCCGACGGCCGGGTCGACCTGATGATGGGCCGCGGCAACACCGGCCCGGTCTACCCCTGGTTCGGGCAGGACATCCGCAACGGCATCCCGCTCGCCATCGAGAACTACGACCTGCTGCGCCGGCTGTGGCGCGAGGACGTGGTCGACTGGAAGGGGCGGTTCCGCACCCCGTTGCAGTCGTTCACCTCGACCCCGCGCCCGCTCGACGGCGTACCGCCGTTCGTCTGGCACGGCTCGATCCGCAGCCCCGAGATCGCCGAGCAGGCCGCCTACTACGGTGACGGCTTCTTCGCCAACCACATCTTCTGGCCCGCCGAGCACACCCAGCGGATGGTCGGGCTCTACCGGCAGCGCTTCGCCCACTACGGCCACGGCACGCCGGAGCAGGCCATCGTCGGCCTCGGCGGCCAGGTCTTCCTGCGGCGCAACTCGCAGGACGCGGTCCGGGAGTTCCGGCCGTACTTCGACAACGCCCCGGTCTACGGGCACGGGCCGTCGCTGGAGGAGTTCACCCGGGAGACCCCGCTGACCGTGGGCAGCCCGCAACAGGTCATCGACCGGACGCTGGGCTTCCGGGAGTACGTCGGCGACTACCAGCGCCAGCTGTTCCTGATCGACCACGCCGGCCTGCCGCTGAAGACCGTCCTGGAGCAGCTCGACCTGCTCGGCGAGGAGGTCGTGCCGGTGCTGCGCAAGGAGTTCGACGCGCTGCGTCCCGCCAACGTGCCCGAGGCGCCCACCCACGCCGCGCTGGTCGCCGCCCGCCAGGCCACCACCGGGGCGGCCCGATGAGCAGCCGCACCCTGGCCGTGGTCTCCGCCGGCCTCTCCCAGCCCTCGTCGACCCGACTGCTGGCCGACCAGCTCGCCGCGGCCGCCCGCGACGAGCTGCTCCGGCGCGGCGCCGAGGTGGAACTGCGGGTGATCGAGCTGCGCGACCACGCCCACGACGTGGTCAACCACCTGCTCACCGGGTTCCCGCCGGCGCCGCTGCGCGAGGCGCTGGATGCGGTGGCCGCCGCCGACGGAGTCGTCGCCGTCACGCCGATCTTCAACGCCTCCTACAACGGGCTCTACAAGTCCTTCTTCGACGTGCTGGACGACAAGGCGCTGGTCGACAAGCCGGTGCTGATCGGCGCCACCGGCGGCACCGCCCGGCACTCGCTTGCGCTGGAGCACGCCGTCCGGCCGATGTTCGCCTACCTGCGGGCGGTGGTGGTGCCCACCGCCGTCTTCGCCGCCGGTGAGGACTGGTCCGGCGGCGGCCCCGACGGCGCGCTGCGCGGCCGGGTGCTGCGCGCCGGCGCGGAGCTCGCCGACCAGGTCGACCGGCGCCCGGCGCCCACCGGACCGGCCGACCCGTTCACGCTCACCACCGACTTCGCCCAGCTGCTCGGCCGCCGCGACGACTGACCCGTCAGTCCGGGTACGGATGGGCGACCAGCACCGGGCAGTGCGCGTGCTGGAGCACCGTCTGGCTGACCGAGCCGAGCAGCATCCCGGTGAAGCCGCCCCGGCCCCGGGTGCCCACCACCAGCACCGACGCCTCGCCGCTGGCGGTCACCAGGCCCTGCGCCGGGGTGCCCGCGCGGACCGGGTGCTCCCGCACCGACAGCTCCGGTCGGCCCTCGCGGGCGGCGGCGGACGCCTCGGCCAGCAGCCGCACCGCCCCGGCGTGGTACGCGGCCTGCTCCTCCTCGATTTCCTCCGGCACCGGACGGTCCCCGTCCGGCGGGCCCACGTGCACCAGCACCAGGGCGGTGCCGCGCCGGACCGCCTCCCCGGCGGCGTACCGGGCGGCCAGCACCGCGGCCGGTGAACCGTCCACCCCGGCCACCACCGGCCCGTCCGCCGTCGGGATCGGCTGCTCCTCGGGGCGGACCACCAGCACCGGGCAGTGCGCGTGCGCGGCCACCTGGCCGCTGACCGAGCCGAGCAGCAGCCCGGCGAAGCCCCCCAGCCCACGGCTGCCCACCACCACCAGCTCCGCCCGGCGGGACTCCTCGACCAGCGTCGCGCCCGGCCCGCCGGCCACCTGCCGGGCCGCCACCCGCAGCCCCGGCCAGCGCCGGGCCAGGTCGTCCGCGGTTCGCCGCACCATCCGCTGCGACTCCTCCGACGGCTCGGGCACCCCCAGGTCGTACGGGTTGAGCGGCACGCCGTAGCCGAGCGGGTGCAGGTAGCCGTGCACCAGCTCCAGCGGCCGGCCACGCAGCGTGGCGGCCTGCGCCGCGTGCTCGGCGGCGACCAGGCTGGACGGTGATCCGTCGACCCCCACCACGACAGGACGTTCCATTCGACTCCCTCTCGCTCGGTTCCGGCCATTGTCGGCCGGATCGCCCGCGCGGCCCGGTAGATCCACGCGACGCCGCGCCGGTCGGGGGAGCGGCCGGCGCGGCGCGGTCGGTGGAACTCAGCGGCGACCGAGGTCCCGCCGGTGCCGGACGATCGCCAGCGGGCTGCGGGCGTGGTGCAGCAGGGCGTGGCTGACCGAGCCGAGCAGGGCACCCGCCAGGCCACCACGGCCGTGCGCGCCGAGCACGGTCAGCTGTGCGTCGGTGGACTCCTCGACCAGCGCCCGGGCCGCCGGGGCGGCCACCAGCTTCGTGCTCACCGGCACCTGCGGGTAGCGCTCGGCGAAGCCGGCCAGCGACTCGGCGAGCACCCGTTCCTCCTCGGCGCGCAGCTCCTGCGGGTCGTACGCCATCGGCACGATGTCGCCCGGGCCGACCGCGGTCGGGTAGAGCCAGGCGTGCACGGCGACCAGTCGGGTGTCGCGCTGCGCGGCCTCGGCGAAGGCGAACCCGAGCGCCTCGGTGGAGAGCGCCGAGCCGTCCACCCCGACCACCACCGGGCCGTCGGCGCGGGCCTCGCCGCGGACCACCAGCACCGGGCAGTCGGCGTGCGCGGTGACCTGAACCGTGACCGAACCGATCAGCAGCTCGGCGAAGCCACCCAGGCCCCGGTGGCCGAGCACCAGCAGCGCCGCGTCGCGGGACTCGCGCACCAGCACCGCCGTCGGGCCGCCGTCGCAGAGCCGACCGGTGACCGGCACCTCCGGGGCGACCTTGGCCGCCTCCTCCACCGCCTCGTCGACCGTACGCTGCGCCGCCGCGCGGACGGCGTCGTCGCCGCACACCACCGGCACCGGGCCGAGCGGCGTACCGAGCAGCGGCCACCCGAAGGCGTGCACCACCCGCAGCGGCCGGTGCCGGTCCGCCGCCTCCCGGGCGGCCACCCGCACCGCCTCCAGTGCCGAGCCGGAACCGTCCACGCCCACCACCACGGGCGCACCCGTCCTGCTGGTCATCACGACCTCCTTCGTCCACCTCCAGCCTCCTCGCCGCCGGCCCGTCCGGGCAGGGGCGTAGCGCCTTGCCGGGCCGGGACCAACGGCCCTGACCGGGGGTGTTCCGAGGGAGTGGGATGGAGTCAGGACGAGCGACAAGGAGGTCGACGATGTCCACCGTCACGAAGTTCCGGGGCGGCACGATCGCGCCGTTCGACTGGACGAACCTCTCCTGGTTCCCGCTGCTGGCGCCGACGATCCGGGTCGAGGACTACCTCGACGGCGACCGGTACGTGGTGCGCGCCGAGCTGCCGGGGATCGACCCGGCCAAGGACGTCCGGATCACCCGTACCGGCGAGAACCTGCGCCTGGACGTGGTCCGACGGGAGAGCCACGCGGACAAGGCCCGCTCGGAGTTCCACTACGGCTCCTTCTCCCGCCTGATCCCGCTGCCCGCGGGCGTCAAGCCGGAGACCATCGCCGCCCGGTACGCCGACGGCATCCTGGAGATCAGCGCGACCGTCGGCGAGCCCGAGCCGACCCCGCGGGAGATCCCGGTGACCGTGGAGCACACCGGGAAGCGGTGAACCGACCCCGGGGCCCCGGCCAGCCGCCAGGCGTCCCGGCGAATCCGACCGAAGGGGCCCGGCCGCCGGCCGGGCCCCCACCGCAACCCCCGGGAGCCCCCTGATGACCCCGCTGGAACTGCTCCGCGACCACCCCTTCCTCGCCGACCTGCCCGAGCGGTGGCTGCCCCCGCTGACCGCGTACGCCCGACCGGTGGTGTGGCACCCCGGCCACCGGCTGTTCCGCGCCGGAGCACCGGCCGAGCGGTTCTGGCTGATCCGCGGCGGCGAGGTGGCGCTGGACTTCCCGGTGCCCGGTCGCGGAGACGTCGGCATCGAGACGATCGGCGCGGGCGGGGTGCTCGGCTGGTCCTGGCTCTTCCCGCCGTACCGCTGGCAGTTCGGGGCGGTGGCCGTGCGGCGCACCACCACCGTGGAGTTCACCGCGGCCGGCGTACGGCGGCTGATGGCCACCGACGACACCCTGGGCCGCGACCTGACCGGCCGTTTCATGGCCGTGGTGGTGGACCGGTTGCAGGCCTCCCGGGTCCGGCTGCTCGACCTGTACGGCTACCCGACGTCCTCGGCCGGCTGACCGCGCGGTCAGTACGCGACCAGTCCTCGGGTGGTGAACTGAGCCCGCACCCGGTCCAGCAGCTCCGGGCCGGGCGGTTCGGTGTCGGCGAGGGGGAACGCCAGCCCCAGCTCGGCGTACTTGTGCGCGCCCAGGCGGTGGAAGGGCAGCACGTCGACCCGTTGGACCGTTCCCAGGCCGGCGGCGAAGTCGGCCACGCCGGCCACGTTCTCCTCGGCGTCGGTGAGCCCGGGGACCAGCACGAACCGGACCCAGATCGGCGTCCCCCGGTCGGCCAGCCGGCGGCCGAAGCGCAGCGTCGGCGCCACCGAGCCGGTACCGGTGACCCGCCGGTACGTCGCCGGGTCCCACGACTTGACGTCCAGCAGCACCAGGTCGGTGGCGTCGAGCAGGGCGTCGTCGGCGTTCGCGCCGAGGAAGCCGGAGGTGTCCAGCGCGGTGTGCAGCCCCAGGCCGTGGCAGCGGCGCAGCACCTCGCCGGTGAACCGGGGCTGGCGCAGCGGCTCCCCGCCGCTCAGCGTGATCCCGCCGCCGGCCACGTGGATGAACCGCCGGTACCGCTCGATCTCGCGCATCAGCTCGTCGGTCGACATCCGCCGCCCGTTGCCCGGGAACCAGGTGTCCGGGCTGTGGCAGTACCGGCAGCGCAGCGGGCAGCCGGCCAGGAAGGCCACGAACCGGGTACCCGGCCCGTCCACCCCGTGCGACAGGTCCCACGAGTGCACCACGCCGTCGGTCGCGCCGGCCCGCCCGGGCCGGACCGGCCCGGGCGGCGGGGTGCGGGTCGGGTTCACAGCGATCCGTGGAAGGTCCGGGAAACCACGTCCCGCTGCTGCTCGGGGGTGAGCCGGACGAAGTTCACCGCGTACCCGGAGACCCGGACGGTGAGCTGCGGATAGCGCTCCGGGTGGGCCATCGCGTCGAGCAGGGTCGCCCGGTCCAGCACGTTGACGTTCAGGTGGAATCCGCCGGCGTCGGCGTACCCGTCGAGCACCCCGGCCAGGTTGTCGATCCGCTCGGCGCGGGTACGCCCCAACCCGTCGGGGGTGACCGTGCCGGTCAGCGAGATGCCGTCGCGGGCCGCGGCGTACGGCAGCTTCGCCACCGACAGCGCGGCGGCGACCAGGCCGTGCGTGTCCCGCCCGTTCATCGGGTTCGCGCCCGGAGCGAACGGCTCACCGGCCCGCCGCCCGTCCGGCGTGTTGCCGGTGTGCTTTCCGTAGACCACGTTGGAGGTGATGGTCAGCACCGACATGGTCAGCTCCGCGTCCCGGTAGGTGCGCTGCCGGCGCAGCTTCGCCGCGAACGTCTCCACCAGCCACACGGCGATCTCGTCGGCCCGGTCGTCGTTGTTGCCGTATGTGGGGACGTCGCCGTCGACCACGTAGTCGACCGCCAGCCCGGTGGCGTCACGCAGCACCTTCACCCTGCCATAGCGGATCGCGGCGAGGCTGTCCACGGCGACGGAGAGCCCGGCGATGCCGGTGGCCATGAACCGGCGCACCGGATGGTCGTGCAGCGCCATCTCCAGCCGCTCGTAGGCGTACCGGTCGTGCTGGTGGTGGATGACGTTCAGCGCGTCCACGTACGTCTCGGCGAGCCAGTCCAGCGTCCGGTCGTACGCGGCGAGCACCGCGGCGTGGTCGAGCACCTCGCCGCCGACCGGCGGGCTGGGCGGGGCGACCTGCTCGCCGGTCAGCTCGTCCCGGCCACCGTTGATCGCGTACAGCAGCGCCTTGGCCAGGTTGGCCCGGGCCCCGAAGAACTGCATGTCCCGGCCGACCCGCATCGCCGACACGCAGCAGGCGATCGCGGTGTCGTCGTCGTACGCGTCGCGGATCAGTTCGTCGTTCTCGTACTGGATGGCGCTGGTGTCCAGCGACACCTGCGCGCAGAACCGCTTGAACCCGGTGGGCAGCCGGGGCGACCAGAGCACCGTCAGGTTGGGCTCCGGCGCCGGCCCGAGGTTGTACAGCGTCTGGAGGTAGCGGAAGCTGGTCCGGGTGACCAGGGGCCGGCCGTCGGCGCCCATCCCGCCGAGCGCCTCGGTGACCCAGGTGGGGTCGCCGGAGAAGAGCTGGTCGTACTCGGGGGTACGGAGGAACCGGACGATCCGCAGCTTGATCACGAAGTCGTCGACCAGTTCCTGGGCGTCCATCTCCGACAGCCGTCCCTCGGCCAGGTCCCGCCGCAGGAACACGTCGACGAAGTTCGCCGTGCGGCCCAGCGACATCGCCGCGCCGTTCTGCTCCTTCGCCGCGGCCAGGTAGGCGAAATAGAGCCACTGGATGGCCTCCCGCCCGGTCCGGGCCGGCCCGGAGATGTCGTGGCCGTACGACGCGGCCATCTGCTTCAGCTCGCCCAGGGCGCGGGCCTGCTCGGCCAGCTCCTCCCGGTCCCGTACCACCTCGTCGGTGCAGCGCCGACCGTCCAGCGCGGCCCGCAGCGCGTGCCGCTCGGCGATCAGCCGGTCCACCCCGTACAGCGCCACCCGCCGGTAGTCGCCGATGATCCGGCCCCGCCCGTACGCGTCGGGCAGCCCGGTGATCACGTGCGAGCGCCGGGCGGCCAGCACATCCGCCGGGTACGCGTCGAAGACCGCGTCGTTGTGGGTGCGCCGGTAGCTGGTGAAGATCCGGTGCACGACCGGGTCGGGGGTGAAGCCGTACGCCTTCAGCGCGGTCTCCACCATCCGCAGCCCGCCGGCCGGCATGATGGCCCGCCGCAGCGGCGCGTCGGTCTGCAGGCCGACGATCAGCTCCTTGTCCCGGTCGATCCAGCCGGGGGCGTGCGCGGTGATGGTGGACGGGGTGGCCGCGTCGACGTCGAGGACGCCGCGTTCGCGTTCGACGACGAAGAGCTTCTTCAACGCCCCCCACACCTCCAGGGTGCGGCAGGTCGGGCCGGTGAGGAAGCCGGCGTCCCCGGTGTACGGCTCGTGGTTGGCCCGCAGGAAGTCGGCGACGTCCACGGTGTCCCGCCACGTCCCGCCGGTGAAGTCCCGCCACGGGTCGAGTGGGGCCGTGCCGGTCGTGGTGACGACGGTCGCGCGCATCGGGAGCCTCCCAGGTCCGCCTCTTCGCTGCCAGGACCAGCCTCGTCGGGCCGGCCGACGCGGGGCAGGGCCCCCGGGACCACCCCGGCGGGACCAAAGGCCCCCGCCGGGATCGGGGTACGCGGGTGACCGCCCCGGGCGGGCGTGGCCGTTGTGGGAGGACCACCACGCCCGGCCCCGGGACGGTCGGTCGGTGGCGCCGCGCGCGCCGCGTACCCGGGTCAGCGTTCGACCACCAGCCGGCGGGCCCGCAGCGCCCGCGCCCACCAGGGCCGGCGCCGGGCCGGCCGCAGCGCCGGGACCCGGGTGCCGCGCAGGCTCACCCAGCCGCCGGGACCCATGGTGACCGCGCCGATCGCCGGCGGCCGGCGGCGGCCCAGCACCGCCACGGCGGCGGTGAGCAGCGCGACGGCGGCCGCGCCGGCCGCCGCGGCGAGCACCTGGTCGGGGTCGCTGATCGACCGGTAGCGGACCTGGCCGCCGGCGAGCACGAACGCCCCCACGGCCCGGCCGTCGCGGGTCACCGGCACCAGCGCCGCGGCCGGCGTGCCGGGCAGCTCCAGCACCGGCCCCACCGGGTGCGCCGAGGGTACGGCGGCGGCCGGCTCCTTGGCCGCCTCCACCGCCCGCCGAGGTGCCGGCGGGGTCAGCGGGGCGGGACCGGTCGGGTTGAGGATCGCGGTCATCGTGCTGCCTCCTAACGGGAGTCGGACGTGCCGGTGGCGGGGTGCACGGCCGCCCGCCCGGCGGCCAGCCGGGCGATCGGCACCCGGTACGGCGAGCAGGAGACGTAGTCCAGTCCCACGGCGGCGAAGAACGCCACCGAGTCGGGGTCGCCGCCGTGCTCCCCGCAGACCCCGATCGTCAGCTCGGGGCGGGTCGCCCGTCCCTCGGCGACGGCCAGCCGGATCAGCCGCCCCACGCCCCGGGTGTCGATGCTCTCGAACGGCGACACCGGGAAGATCCCCCGCTCCAGGTAGTCGGCGAAGAACGAGCCCTCGACGTCGTCGCGGGAGAACGCCCAGGTGGTCTGGGTCAGGTCGTTGGTGCCGAAGGAGAAGAAGTGCGCCTCGGCGGCGATCTCGCCGGCGGTCAGCGCCGCCCGGGGCACCTCGATCATCGTGC
Protein-coding sequences here:
- the pflB gene encoding formate C-acetyltransferase, which produces MRATVVTTTGTAPLDPWRDFTGGTWRDTVDVADFLRANHEPYTGDAGFLTGPTCRTLEVWGALKKLFVVERERGVLDVDAATPSTITAHAPGWIDRDKELIVGLQTDAPLRRAIMPAGGLRMVETALKAYGFTPDPVVHRIFTSYRRTHNDAVFDAYPADVLAARRSHVITGLPDAYGRGRIIGDYRRVALYGVDRLIAERHALRAALDGRRCTDEVVRDREELAEQARALGELKQMAASYGHDISGPARTGREAIQWLYFAYLAAAKEQNGAAMSLGRTANFVDVFLRRDLAEGRLSEMDAQELVDDFVIKLRIVRFLRTPEYDQLFSGDPTWVTEALGGMGADGRPLVTRTSFRYLQTLYNLGPAPEPNLTVLWSPRLPTGFKRFCAQVSLDTSAIQYENDELIRDAYDDDTAIACCVSAMRVGRDMQFFGARANLAKALLYAINGGRDELTGEQVAPPSPPVGGEVLDHAAVLAAYDRTLDWLAETYVDALNVIHHQHDRYAYERLEMALHDHPVRRFMATGIAGLSVAVDSLAAIRYGRVKVLRDATGLAVDYVVDGDVPTYGNNDDRADEIAVWLVETFAAKLRRQRTYRDAELTMSVLTITSNVVYGKHTGNTPDGRRAGEPFAPGANPMNGRDTHGLVAAALSVAKLPYAAARDGISLTGTVTPDGLGRTRAERIDNLAGVLDGYADAGGFHLNVNVLDRATLLDAMAHPERYPQLTVRVSGYAVNFVRLTPEQQRDVVSRTFHGSL